A section of the Salmo salar chromosome ssa05, Ssal_v3.1, whole genome shotgun sequence genome encodes:
- the LOC106604371 gene encoding fermitin family homolog 3: protein MAAWDLSVTVEDLGADAPPITVSVTSDLHIGGVILKLVEKSQVKRDWSDHALWWEQKQQWLLRTAWTLEKCGIQADAGLIFMPQHKPLRLGLPNGLNLRLRVCFSGPVFRTVLGICKMLNIRRPEELSLLRPVEEKKRKKDRDLSEELYDLTEVPLTSVSRPCLYNGMPAHFADSPKTEKVYKMLSVSQPAPPPEAIAKLYRPASVVDKAHIHSRWLDSSRSLMEQGVQENDRLWLRFKYYCFHDLEPKYDVVRLTQMYEQARWAILLEDIDCTEEEMLLFGAIQYHINKLSLSEPQTMTSSPAMDDLDSALQCLEVKLDGADSSPQDMLENLTAPELNDYLKLFRPKRLTLKGYKQYWFKFKDASISYYKSKEESLGEPIQQINLKGCEAAPDVNVAGQKFCIKLLIPAPEGMNEVYLRCENEEQYSSWMAACRLASKGKSLADSSFQSEVQSIRSFLAMQQTNPNTHTDDSMSINTHSLVSPRYSKKYKAKQLTPRILEAYQNVAQLSLTDALLRFLQIWQALPDFGISLVVVRFKGSRKDEVLGIAPNRLIRIDLGVGEVVKTWRYNNMRQWNVNWDIRQMAIEFDGNVNIAFSCVTADCKIVHEFIGGYIFMSTRNREQSDTLNEDLFHKLTGGHEAL, encoded by the exons atggcAGCGTGGGACCTGTCAGTTACAGTTGAGGACCTGGGAGCTGATGCTCCGCCCATCACTGTCAGTGTGACCTCTGACCTACACATAGGTGGGGTTATCCTCAAACTGGTGGAGAAGTCac AGGTAAAGCGTGACTGGTCAGACCATGCCCTGTGGTGGGAGCAGAAGCAGCAGTGGCTCCTGCGAACGGCCTGGACCCTTGAGAAGTGTGGCATCCAGGCAGATGCCGGGCTCATCTTCATGCCCCAGCACAAGCCCCTGAGGCTGGGCCTGCCCAATGGACTGAACCTCAGGCTCCGGGTCTGCTTCTCTGGGCCTGTGTTCCGCACTGTGCTGGGCATCTGCAAGATGCTGA ACATCCGTCGGCCAGAGGAGCTGTCCCTGCTGCGACCtgtagaggagaagaagaggaagaaagatAGAGACTTGTCAGAGGAACTGTATGACCTCACAGAAGTGCCTCTCACCTCAG TGTCCCGCCCCTGCTTGTATAATGGCATGCCTGCCCATTTCGCTGACTCCCCTAAGACTGAGAAGGTGTACAAGATGCTGTCAGTCTCCCAGCCTGCTCCCCCCCCAGAGGCCATCGCTAAGCTGTACCGCCCCGCCAGTGTGGTAGACAAGGCCCACATCCACAGCag gtggctGGACTCTTCTCGTTCACTGATGGAGCAGGGAGTTCAGGAGAATGACAGACTCTGGCTGCGCTTCAAATACTACTGCTTCCATGACCTGGAgcccaag tatgatGTGGTGCGTCTGACCCAGATGTATGAGCAGGCTCGCTGGGCCATCCTACTGGAGGACATAGACTGTACTGAGGAGGAGATGCTGCTGTTTGGAGCTATACAG tACCACATCAACAAGCTGTCCCTGTCGGAGCCCCAGACGATGACCTCCAGTCCGGCCATGGATGACCTGGACTCAGCCCTACAGTGTCTGGAGGTCAAGCTGGATGGGGCAGACAGCAGCCCCCAAGACATGCTG GAGAACCTGACCGCCCCAGAGCTGAATGATTATTTGAAGTTATTCCG GCCCAAGAGGTTGACTCTGAAGGGATACAAGCAGTACTGGTTCAAGTTTAAGGATGCCTCCATCTCCTACTATAAGAGCAAAGAGGAGAGCCTGGGAGAACCCATTCAACAGATCAACCTCAAAG GCTGTGAGGCCGCTCCAGATGTGAACGTTGCTGGACAAAAGTTCTGCATCAAACTTCTGATTCCAGCTCCAGAGGGCATGAACGAGGTCTACCTGCGCTGTGAAAAt gAGGAGCAGTATTCCAGTTGGATGGCAGCATGTCGTCTGGCCTCTAAAGGGAAGAGTCTGGCAGACAGCTCATTCCAGAGCGAGGTCCAGAGCATCCGATCCTTCCTGGCCATGCAGCAGAccaaccccaacacacacactgatgacaGCATGAGCATCAACACACACAGCCTGGTCTCTCCACGCTACAGCAAGAAGTACAAGGCCAAACAG TTGACCCCTCGTATCCTGGAGGCATATCAGAACGTGGCTCAGCTCTCCCTGACCGACGCCCTCCTCCGCTTCCTCCAGATCTGGCAGGCCCTGCCTGACTTTGGTATCTCCTTGGTGGTGGTGAG GTTTAAGGGCAGCAGGAAGGACGAGGTGCTGGGCATCGCCCCCAACCGTCTGATCCGTATCGACCTGGGGGTGGGAGAAGTGGTCAAGACCTGGCGCTACAACAACATGAGGCAGTGGAACGTCAACTGGGACATACGACAG ATGGCCATAGAGTTTGATGGGAACGTGAACATAGCGTTCAGTTGTGTGACGGCTGACTGTAAGATCGTCCATGAGTTCATTGGAGGCTACATCTTCATGTCGACACGCAACCGCGAGCAGAGTGACACACTCAACGAAGATCTCTTCCACAAGCTGACGGGGGGCCACGaggctctgtga